A stretch of Pseudophryne corroboree isolate aPseCor3 chromosome 9, aPseCor3.hap2, whole genome shotgun sequence DNA encodes these proteins:
- the SLC6A6 gene encoding sodium- and chloride-dependent taurine transporter isoform X2, with amino-acid sequence MSNKEKLQCLKDFHKDILKPAPGKSPGTRPEDEADGKPPQREKWASKIDFLLSVAGGFIGLGNVWRFPYLCYKNGGGAFLIPYFIFLFGGGLPVFFLEVVLGQFTSEGGITCWEKICPIFTGIGYASIVIVSLLNVYYIVILAWGVYYLFQSFQSQLPWALCHQQWNTDSCVEDTFRKNKTMWLSLNSTNFTSPVTEFWE; translated from the exons ATGTCCAACAAAGAGAAGTTGCAGTGCCTGAAGGACTTTCATAAAGATATCCTGAAGCCGGCTCCAGGAAAGAGTCCGGGGACCCGTCCAGAGGATGAAGCTGACGGGAAGCCCCCGCAGAGGGAGAAGTGGGCCAGTAAGATTGACTTCCTGCTGTCAGTGGCTGGAGGGTTTATCGGTCTTGGGAACGTGTGGAGATTCCCGTACCTGTGCTATAAGAACGGCGGAG GTGCGTTTTTAATCCCTTATTTCATCTTCTTGTTTGGCGGCGGCCTCCCGGTGTTCTTCCTGGAGGTAGTTTTGGGGCAGTTCACCTCTGAGGGCGGCATCACCTGCTGGGAGAAGATCTGCCCAATCTTCACAG GAATCGGATATGCCTCTATTgtcattgtgtccctcctgaatgTGTATTACATTGTCATCCTGGCGTGGGGAGTCTACTACTTGTTCCAGTCTTTCCAAAGTCAGCTGCCGTGGGCTCTGTGCCACCAGCAGTGGAACACGGACAGCTGCGTGGAGGACACGTTCCGGAAGAACAAGACCATGTGGCTGTCGCTGAACTCCACAAACTTCACCTCCCCCGTCACAGAGTTCTGGGAGTAA